Proteins co-encoded in one Acidithiobacillus caldus ATCC 51756 genomic window:
- a CDS encoding isochorismatase family protein, giving the protein MSGLGRAQIRPEQAVLLLVDLQDRLLNTLAPQTRHLLLRRVDAMVALCQRLAIPILATAQYPEGLGPLPPERTEPCSAVFAKTSFSCLGQPDLRQWLEAHDDRRQVWIAGVETHVCIVQTALDLETQGWRAVVLEDACASRDPAHRDSALARLRQAGVLVAPAESVFYESLRDARHPAFRELAAQWR; this is encoded by the coding sequence ATGTCTGGCCTCGGTCGCGCCCAAATCCGCCCAGAGCAGGCGGTCCTGCTGTTGGTGGACCTGCAGGATCGCCTCCTCAACACCCTGGCACCGCAGACGCGCCACCTACTGCTGCGGCGGGTGGATGCCATGGTCGCCTTGTGTCAGCGCCTCGCCATTCCCATTCTGGCCACGGCACAGTATCCCGAGGGCTTGGGGCCTCTGCCGCCCGAACGGACGGAGCCCTGTTCGGCGGTCTTCGCCAAGACCAGCTTCTCCTGCCTGGGACAGCCGGATCTGCGCCAGTGGCTCGAAGCCCACGATGACCGTCGTCAGGTCTGGATTGCCGGGGTCGAGACCCATGTCTGCATCGTGCAGACGGCACTGGACCTGGAAACGCAGGGCTGGCGGGCCGTGGTGCTGGAAGATGCCTGCGCCAGCCGCGATCCGGCGCACCGCGACTCCGCCCTGGCGCGCCTGCGTCAGGCCGGCGTGCTGGTGGCGCCGGCAGAATCCGTCTTCTACGAAAGTCTGCGCGACGCGCGTCACCCCGCCTTTCGCGAGCTGGCAGCGCAGTGGCGTTAG
- the mrdA gene encoding penicillin-binding protein 2 has protein sequence MSPAEPFPKARHFRNRLWLAATIMLLLLLAVLLRLLYLEVWHYGRFRRLAHDNHVALAPVAPARGLIVADHGEVLAENRPTYAVELVPDEIPDISETLTRLQELLQLSPEDLARFARRRAGKPDFDPVLLKTGLDPRQIALLAVRSEDFPGVRVVAVLHRYYPYGALFSHVVGYVGPITAADLEHFHARSYLGRNYIGKAGLERQYERQLRGEIGYEIKEVDARGMQVGTLHEQAPISGDKLITHLRLRVQEAAAQALESHRYRGAVVALNPNDGAVLAMVTSPSFNANWFVDGISAAHWRSLLANPGRPLVNRADNGLYPPGSCAKPFFSIEAVQQGVIAPDYHTFCPGNFQLGGHTYWDWNRGGFGETGLTKALAWSVDVFYYKLAVKMGIRMQDQTLWRFGFGSRPGVDLPGASRGFVPTPAWKRAHLHAPWYTGDSVILGIGQGYLLVTPLQLARAVAAIANGGWLVQPQVGKALVSPHGGRPIPLPQPPARNLHIAPAALHAVRLGMEACVQSGTCRSVQIPGITIAGKTGTAQVPMGQKDGRTIYNNDSLFIGWAPVHHPKIAVAVVVENGGHNAWQALPVARAVIQSYLAPSTATTASTVQANQQLVKAAARGYSSGLSKGEKGAVDPRPALGSSQEYKQ, from the coding sequence ATGTCCCCCGCCGAACCCTTTCCCAAGGCCCGCCACTTTCGCAATCGACTGTGGCTGGCGGCCACGATCATGCTGCTGCTGTTGCTGGCGGTTCTTCTGCGCCTTCTCTACCTGGAGGTCTGGCACTATGGCCGTTTCCGCCGTCTTGCCCACGACAACCACGTAGCCCTGGCGCCCGTGGCACCGGCCCGCGGCCTCATCGTTGCCGACCACGGCGAGGTGCTGGCGGAAAATCGTCCAACCTATGCCGTCGAACTCGTTCCCGATGAAATCCCAGACATCTCGGAAACCCTCACTCGCTTGCAGGAACTCCTGCAGTTGTCTCCGGAGGATCTCGCCCGTTTTGCCAGGCGCCGGGCAGGCAAACCGGATTTTGATCCGGTTCTTCTGAAGACGGGCCTCGATCCCCGCCAGATCGCGCTTCTGGCCGTGCGCAGCGAGGATTTCCCCGGGGTGCGGGTGGTGGCCGTACTCCACCGCTACTACCCCTACGGCGCCCTGTTTTCCCACGTCGTCGGTTACGTCGGCCCCATCACCGCAGCGGACCTCGAGCACTTTCACGCGCGCAGCTACCTGGGACGGAACTATATCGGCAAGGCCGGGCTGGAGCGCCAGTACGAGCGCCAGCTGCGTGGTGAAATCGGTTACGAGATCAAAGAGGTGGACGCCCGCGGCATGCAGGTGGGCACCCTCCACGAGCAAGCTCCCATCAGCGGGGACAAGCTCATCACGCACCTGCGTCTACGGGTGCAAGAGGCCGCCGCCCAGGCCTTGGAAAGTCATCGGTATCGCGGCGCCGTGGTTGCCCTGAATCCCAATGACGGAGCGGTATTGGCCATGGTGACCAGTCCCAGCTTCAATGCCAACTGGTTTGTGGATGGCATCAGTGCGGCACACTGGCGGAGCCTGCTCGCGAACCCTGGACGGCCGCTGGTGAACCGTGCCGACAATGGCCTGTATCCGCCCGGTTCCTGCGCCAAGCCGTTCTTCTCCATCGAGGCGGTACAGCAGGGGGTCATCGCCCCGGATTACCACACCTTTTGTCCGGGCAACTTTCAATTGGGCGGGCATACCTATTGGGACTGGAACCGCGGCGGCTTTGGCGAGACCGGTCTGACCAAGGCGCTGGCCTGGTCGGTGGATGTCTTCTATTACAAGCTCGCCGTAAAAATGGGCATTCGGATGCAGGATCAAACCCTGTGGCGCTTTGGTTTCGGCAGCCGGCCGGGCGTGGATCTGCCGGGGGCATCCCGCGGTTTCGTCCCGACCCCGGCCTGGAAACGCGCACACCTGCACGCCCCCTGGTATACCGGTGACTCCGTGATTCTCGGCATTGGCCAGGGCTACCTGCTGGTCACGCCGCTGCAGTTAGCGCGCGCCGTAGCCGCCATCGCCAATGGAGGCTGGCTGGTCCAGCCACAGGTAGGCAAGGCCTTGGTGAGCCCCCACGGGGGCCGCCCGATACCGCTGCCGCAGCCACCGGCGCGCAATCTGCACATCGCGCCTGCGGCCCTGCACGCCGTGCGTCTCGGCATGGAAGCCTGCGTGCAATCGGGCACCTGTCGCAGCGTCCAGATTCCGGGCATCACCATCGCCGGTAAAACGGGCACGGCGCAGGTCCCCATGGGCCAGAAAGATGGGCGGACCATCTACAACAACGATTCCCTCTTCATTGGCTGGGCGCCGGTGCATCACCCCAAGATCGCCGTCGCCGTGGTCGTGGAAAATGGCGGGCATAACGCCTGGCAGGCGCTGCCCGTGGCGCGGGCGGTCATCCAGTCGTACCTGGCCCCGAGCACTGCCACCACCGCGAGTACGGTTCAGGCCAACCAGCAGCTTGTCAAAGCGGCGGCGCGCGGCTATAGTTCCGGCCTTTCCAAAGGGGAGAAAGGTGCTGTCGACCCTCGCCCCGCTCTCGGCTCATCACAGGAGTATAAGCAATGA
- a CDS encoding 5-formyltetrahydrofolate cyclo-ligase, which yields MRRHLRRMRSALTPRELASAQRALARHLLGDRAFQKARRIGVYWPVSGEISPLGVLGHPRTRNKIFYFPVLAGPHARMLRFAPMTPAGTWASNRLGIPEPRAGVRAQKSWRHLDLLIVPLVAFDGSGGRLGMGGGFYDRSLAARGHRRHWRKPRLVGVGHAFQELPRLPREAWDVALDAVCTEKGWRRWKL from the coding sequence TTGCGGCGTCACCTTCGACGTATGCGGTCGGCTTTGACGCCACGGGAACTTGCCAGTGCACAACGCGCCCTGGCGCGACACCTCCTTGGCGACCGCGCTTTTCAAAAGGCCCGCCGCATTGGCGTCTATTGGCCAGTCTCCGGCGAAATCAGCCCCCTTGGCGTCCTGGGTCACCCGCGTACCCGCAACAAAATCTTCTACTTTCCTGTTCTGGCAGGCCCCCACGCACGCATGCTACGCTTTGCACCCATGACGCCAGCGGGGACCTGGGCGAGCAACCGTCTGGGGATTCCGGAGCCGCGGGCAGGGGTCAGAGCGCAAAAGTCCTGGCGTCACCTGGATCTGCTCATCGTCCCGCTGGTGGCATTCGATGGCAGCGGCGGCCGCCTGGGTATGGGTGGAGGGTTCTACGACCGCAGCCTTGCTGCGCGTGGGCACCGGCGTCATTGGCGCAAGCCACGACTGGTCGGGGTGGGCCACGCTTTCCAGGAACTGCCCAGGCTCCCGCGTGAAGCCTGGGATGTGGCTCTGGACGCGGTCTGTACCGAGAAAGGCTGGCGGAGATGGAAGCTATGA
- a CDS encoding ABC-type transport auxiliary lipoprotein family protein, giving the protein MKRPWMSAGRVVGAVLLTLTLSACAGSPALYQQAYSVVPVAAYATPTSRPETQVLPVLQVAEVEAPAWLDSSHYLYRLDYRDPEALRYYGDARWAAAPAQMLRAAAVTSLEQSGDWQAVLTRGEAKKRFRLELRLQNFMLNFSGPDSGQAELAYTATLVDTQSFSVVAQREFLQRVPLRQIGPQGGAAAMAEATAASMAQLRSWAAAAARQALAQVR; this is encoded by the coding sequence ATGAAGCGACCATGGATGAGCGCGGGGCGTGTTGTGGGCGCTGTACTGCTGACTCTGACTCTGTCCGCTTGTGCGGGTAGCCCGGCGCTCTATCAGCAGGCCTATTCGGTGGTGCCCGTCGCTGCGTATGCCACCCCCACTAGTCGGCCAGAGACTCAGGTCCTGCCGGTGCTCCAGGTAGCCGAGGTGGAGGCACCCGCCTGGCTCGACAGCAGCCACTATCTCTATCGTCTGGATTACCGCGACCCCGAGGCCTTGCGCTACTACGGCGACGCGCGTTGGGCAGCGGCACCGGCACAGATGTTGCGGGCCGCTGCCGTGACGAGCTTGGAACAAAGTGGCGACTGGCAGGCGGTATTGACTCGAGGCGAGGCCAAGAAGCGTTTTCGCCTGGAGTTGCGCCTGCAGAACTTCATGCTGAATTTTTCTGGACCCGACAGCGGTCAGGCGGAACTCGCCTACACCGCCACCTTGGTAGACACCCAGAGTTTTTCCGTGGTGGCACAGCGCGAGTTCCTGCAGCGCGTGCCACTACGACAGATTGGCCCGCAGGGCGGGGCGGCAGCCATGGCCGAAGCCACCGCCGCTAGCATGGCGCAGTTACGCTCATGGGCGGCAGCGGCAGCCCGCCAAGCTTTGGCGCAGGTGCGCTGA
- a CDS encoding M61 family metallopeptidase: MALGVVGDTAAAELIYRVHADPRTHCFTVHLDIPAPVEQEQVLTMPVWIPGSYTRRDLARHIVDIRAEDDGGALALRKIDTHRWLLTSRGQALRLHYSVYALDLSVRTAYLDGHMGFFNGPALFLRVEGQEKLRHRLELSGPADWQVATAMPRTSGADLSWGSFAAADHRHFCNHPVLMGALGLVDFEAAGLPHRLVLAGHEQPDLPALGRDLAKVCAWHQEFWGASPFRSYHFLCMASAGGYGGLEHESSSALLCARDDLGGGDRAAWQRFLGLASHEYFHSWWVQAMHPASLWESAGEAPVLTRDLWVFEGITSYYDELALRRSGVLSVDGYLEGLGREITALTVRPGQYRQSLRESSEDAWIKLYHPHPNSANFEVSYYNKGALAALCLDLLLRSRNSSLDAFLRHLWQTRDGAGAALPEGDFLARLSAWADPEIAAELEGWLAERGPLPLAQQLATVGLELRLRPPASPDDKGGKAADKALRCWLGAQWRSHPQGVEVGWVAAGGAAEKAGLCPGDRILALDHCACSADNLQDRLDALPPGLPRSIHYFRDGRLWETRLEPEAPPHDRAWLLWQQEVDADTRRRRALWLGLGENQVVASPVSGG, encoded by the coding sequence GTGGCGTTAGGGGTCGTGGGGGACACCGCAGCGGCGGAACTGATCTACCGCGTACACGCGGATCCCCGTACTCACTGTTTCACCGTCCACCTCGACATCCCCGCGCCCGTGGAGCAGGAACAGGTGCTGACCATGCCGGTCTGGATTCCCGGCAGCTACACCCGTCGCGATCTCGCCCGCCACATCGTCGATATCCGCGCCGAAGACGATGGCGGAGCCCTCGCGCTGCGCAAGATCGATACGCACCGCTGGCTGCTCACCTCCCGCGGACAAGCCCTGCGGCTGCACTACAGCGTCTATGCCCTGGATCTTTCCGTGCGGACGGCCTATCTGGACGGGCACATGGGATTTTTCAATGGTCCCGCCCTGTTCCTGCGTGTGGAAGGTCAGGAAAAGTTGCGGCACCGTCTGGAGCTATCGGGTCCAGCAGACTGGCAGGTGGCGACGGCCATGCCGCGAACCAGTGGCGCCGATCTGTCCTGGGGGAGTTTCGCGGCGGCGGACCATCGCCATTTCTGCAATCACCCCGTACTCATGGGCGCGCTGGGACTGGTGGATTTCGAGGCGGCCGGTCTACCCCACCGCCTCGTGCTGGCCGGCCACGAACAGCCGGACCTGCCCGCCCTGGGAAGGGATCTCGCCAAGGTCTGCGCTTGGCACCAGGAATTTTGGGGGGCGAGTCCTTTTCGCAGCTATCACTTTCTGTGCATGGCGAGCGCAGGCGGCTACGGTGGTCTCGAGCACGAGAGCTCCAGCGCCCTGCTCTGCGCCCGCGACGATCTTGGCGGTGGCGATAGAGCGGCCTGGCAGCGCTTCCTGGGTCTCGCCAGCCACGAGTACTTCCACAGTTGGTGGGTACAGGCCATGCACCCGGCCTCTCTGTGGGAATCGGCAGGCGAAGCGCCAGTCCTCACCCGCGACCTTTGGGTCTTCGAAGGCATCACTTCCTACTACGACGAACTCGCCCTGCGACGCAGCGGGGTACTCAGCGTCGACGGCTATCTCGAGGGTCTTGGCCGGGAAATCACGGCCTTGACCGTACGCCCGGGGCAATATCGGCAGAGCCTCCGGGAGTCCAGCGAGGATGCCTGGATCAAGCTCTACCACCCACACCCCAATAGCGCCAACTTTGAGGTGAGCTACTACAACAAGGGGGCGCTTGCCGCCCTCTGTCTGGACCTGCTATTGCGCAGCCGCAACTCCAGCCTGGACGCTTTTCTCCGCCATCTGTGGCAGACCCGTGATGGGGCGGGCGCTGCGCTTCCCGAGGGGGATTTTCTCGCTCGTCTGAGTGCTTGGGCGGATCCCGAAATCGCGGCGGAGCTGGAGGGTTGGTTGGCGGAGCGCGGGCCTTTACCCCTCGCCCAGCAACTCGCCACCGTTGGCCTGGAATTGCGGCTGCGCCCGCCCGCAAGTCCCGACGACAAGGGCGGAAAGGCCGCGGACAAGGCCCTGCGCTGCTGGTTGGGAGCGCAGTGGCGCAGCCACCCCCAAGGGGTCGAAGTGGGTTGGGTCGCGGCGGGAGGCGCCGCAGAAAAGGCGGGGCTCTGCCCCGGTGACCGGATCCTTGCCCTGGATCACTGCGCCTGCAGTGCCGACAACCTGCAAGACCGCCTCGACGCCCTGCCTCCGGGTCTGCCCAGGAGCATCCACTACTTTCGCGACGGTCGACTCTGGGAAACCCGTCTGGAACCAGAGGCGCCGCCGCACGATCGCGCCTGGCTGCTCTGGCAGCAGGAGGTGGACGCCGATACGCGCCGCCGACGCGCCCTCTGGCTCGGCCTTGGTGAGAATCAGGTGGTGGCTTCCCCCGTCTCGGGCGGATAA
- a CDS encoding MlaD family protein — MESRAHALVALVFLALLTLGLIAAGLWMHHSEPKGKVYDVLSPYSVSGLQSQAAVRFKGVKVGEVQSIGFDPKNPRLVRVRIRVARDTPITRATFAELQPQGVTGLSYLSLSDSGTDFAPIAHPSGEPPVIPMHPSFIEALSRNGESLVNQGNTLAQRLNAVLDERNRRHFAQTIAHLDQATAELVALEQSLKPALAELPATIAATRSTMEASHSLLLDLNDLAVSAQAPLASVTAAARSVQLLSAAGLSSIETLNYQTLPELNQLSSQLAQSSRRLGKLSENLEDAPQSLVFGRRPPPPGPGQPGFASGGRP; from the coding sequence TTGGAAAGCCGTGCCCACGCTCTGGTCGCCCTGGTCTTCTTGGCCCTACTCACCCTTGGACTCATCGCCGCCGGCCTGTGGATGCATCACAGTGAGCCGAAGGGGAAGGTGTACGACGTCCTGTCACCCTACAGTGTCAGTGGGTTACAGTCCCAGGCGGCAGTGCGCTTCAAGGGGGTAAAGGTAGGCGAGGTGCAGTCCATCGGCTTCGATCCCAAGAATCCGCGTCTCGTGCGGGTGCGCATCCGGGTTGCCCGCGACACTCCCATCACCCGTGCGACCTTTGCCGAGCTGCAGCCCCAGGGGGTGACGGGCCTGAGTTATCTGTCCCTCAGCGACAGTGGCACCGACTTCGCGCCCATTGCCCATCCCTCTGGCGAGCCTCCCGTCATTCCCATGCATCCAAGCTTCATCGAGGCCCTCTCTCGCAACGGGGAATCCCTGGTCAATCAGGGCAATACCCTGGCGCAGCGCCTCAATGCCGTGCTCGACGAGCGCAATCGCCGCCACTTTGCCCAGACCATCGCCCATCTGGATCAGGCGACGGCTGAGTTGGTCGCCCTCGAGCAGTCGCTCAAGCCCGCGCTGGCGGAATTGCCTGCCACCATCGCTGCGACCCGTTCCACCATGGAGGCGAGCCATAGCCTGCTTCTGGACCTCAACGATCTGGCGGTATCGGCGCAGGCGCCTTTGGCCAGTGTCACCGCGGCGGCGCGTTCGGTACAACTGCTCTCGGCGGCGGGTCTGAGCAGTATAGAAACCCTGAACTACCAGACGCTGCCGGAGTTGAACCAACTCAGCAGCCAGCTGGCACAAAGCAGCCGTAGGCTCGGGAAGCTGTCGGAGAACCTCGAGGACGCGCCCCAAAGCCTCGTCTTTGGACGCAGACCTCCGCCCCCGGGCCCCGGGCAACCTGGCTTTGCATCTGGTGGGAGACCCTGA
- a CDS encoding cell division protein ZapA, protein MAEPSAPTVSVDAQLLGQHYRVSCRPEEQALLGEAVALLQRRLAQASEQAARSVSKERLTLMVAMNLAADLLRAEEARAQQSATLDAIAARLQALVDMGKGEE, encoded by the coding sequence GTGGCTGAACCGTCTGCGCCCACGGTATCCGTAGATGCCCAGTTGCTGGGTCAGCATTACCGTGTTTCCTGTCGACCTGAGGAGCAGGCGCTTCTGGGCGAGGCCGTCGCCCTGCTGCAAAGGCGCCTGGCCCAGGCAAGCGAGCAGGCTGCCCGTAGTGTCAGCAAAGAGCGCCTCACCCTCATGGTCGCCATGAATCTGGCGGCAGACCTGTTGCGCGCCGAGGAGGCGCGCGCCCAGCAGTCGGCTACTCTGGATGCCATTGCCGCGCGTCTGCAGGCCCTGGTTGACATGGGTAAGGGTGAGGAGTAG
- a CDS encoding TIGR00282 family metallophosphoesterase, whose translation MTVRILFAGDVMGAAGRRALRLALQEFRTAGEVDAVVVNGENAAGGMGITAAIFTEFRAQGVDVVTAGNHVWDQREILQFIDTEPRLLRPYNAPPGTPGAGWVSVPMPGGWQLGVLNLMGRLFMHPTYDCPFRAADLALAARPADCRVVVVDAHAEASSEKYALAWYLDGRVSMVVGSHTHVPTADERVLPGGTAFQADAGMCGCYDSVIGVDRHAAIRRFIHALPGHAAPVDGVATFCGLLAEVDPDSGRALRVERVRRDYPPETGEATT comes from the coding sequence ATGACGGTCCGAATTCTGTTTGCAGGCGATGTCATGGGAGCGGCGGGTCGACGCGCCCTGCGCCTGGCCCTGCAGGAGTTTCGTACTGCGGGTGAGGTGGATGCCGTGGTGGTCAACGGCGAGAATGCCGCCGGCGGCATGGGTATCACGGCAGCCATCTTTACGGAGTTCCGAGCCCAGGGTGTCGACGTCGTCACGGCCGGCAACCACGTTTGGGATCAGCGGGAAATCCTCCAGTTCATCGATACCGAGCCGCGCCTGCTCCGCCCCTACAACGCTCCCCCCGGAACGCCAGGGGCGGGCTGGGTGAGCGTGCCCATGCCCGGCGGTTGGCAACTCGGCGTCCTGAACCTCATGGGACGCTTGTTCATGCACCCGACCTACGATTGTCCTTTTCGTGCCGCGGACCTGGCCCTGGCGGCCCGGCCGGCGGACTGCCGGGTGGTGGTGGTGGATGCCCACGCCGAGGCCAGCAGCGAGAAATACGCCCTTGCCTGGTATCTGGATGGGCGTGTCTCCATGGTGGTGGGCAGCCACACCCACGTGCCGACGGCGGATGAGCGCGTTTTGCCCGGCGGTACCGCCTTTCAGGCCGATGCCGGCATGTGTGGCTGCTACGATTCGGTGATTGGGGTGGATCGGCATGCCGCCATCCGCCGCTTCATTCACGCCCTGCCGGGCCATGCGGCGCCCGTGGATGGCGTGGCGACATTTTGCGGCTTGCTCGCGGAGGTGGACCCGGACAGCGGTCGTGCCCTGCGCGTGGAGCGGGTGCGCCGCGATTATCCGCCCGAGACGGGGGAAGCCACCACCTGA
- a CDS encoding protein-L-isoaspartate O-methyltransferase family protein, with amino-acid sequence MSYDALRQTMIDTQIRTWEVLDPKVLQAVASTRREIFVPTPLRHLAFADFCIPLGHGEVMWTPKMEARVLQELDLNSGARVLEIGTGSGYFAALLARLAGVVHSVEDREELLRPVEGRLHSEGISGVHLHLGDGSQGWAANAPYDAICITGSLPQLPAVFAEQLSPGGRLIAIIGSGAIMEVLRLQKDERGVLRRESLFETQVPPLRHHLPGPGFQF; translated from the coding sequence ATGTCTTACGATGCCCTTCGCCAAACCATGATCGATACGCAGATCCGTACCTGGGAGGTCCTCGATCCCAAGGTATTGCAGGCGGTAGCAAGCACGCGGCGGGAGATTTTCGTACCGACGCCGTTGCGGCATCTGGCCTTCGCCGACTTCTGTATCCCCTTGGGCCATGGCGAGGTCATGTGGACACCAAAAATGGAGGCGCGCGTCCTGCAGGAGCTGGATCTCAATAGCGGCGCCCGGGTTCTCGAGATCGGTACGGGTAGCGGCTATTTTGCCGCCCTTCTGGCCCGCTTGGCCGGTGTGGTGCACAGCGTCGAGGATCGGGAAGAACTGCTCCGTCCTGTGGAGGGACGTCTCCACAGCGAGGGCATTTCGGGCGTGCACCTCCACCTGGGCGATGGTTCCCAGGGCTGGGCGGCCAATGCGCCCTACGATGCCATCTGCATCACCGGCTCCCTGCCCCAGCTGCCCGCTGTCTTTGCAGAGCAGCTCAGCCCAGGAGGACGCCTCATCGCCATCATCGGCAGCGGCGCCATCATGGAGGTGCTGCGCCTACAAAAGGATGAACGGGGCGTGCTACGTCGAGAAAGCCTCTTCGAGACGCAGGTCCCGCCCTTGCGCCACCATCTGCCCGGTCCCGGCTTCCAGTTCTGA